The Streptomyces nitrosporeus genome includes a window with the following:
- a CDS encoding YbjN domain-containing protein, whose amino-acid sequence MADVPDEAAVAQVIEATLEDAELEWESPGPGNYVVKLPGTRKLSTTCSLVVGRHSLSLNAFVIRHPDENEAAVHRWLLEHNLKLFGVGYAVDPLGDVYLTGRLPLSVVTPGELDRLLGVVLEAADGAFNSLLELGFASAIRKEYTWRVERGESTRNLDAFRHLTRRSDG is encoded by the coding sequence ATGGCTGACGTACCCGACGAGGCAGCAGTGGCGCAGGTCATCGAGGCGACGCTGGAGGACGCGGAGCTCGAATGGGAGAGCCCCGGGCCCGGTAACTACGTCGTGAAACTGCCCGGTACCCGGAAGCTGTCCACGACCTGCTCCCTGGTCGTCGGCCGCCACTCGCTCTCGCTCAACGCGTTCGTCATCCGCCACCCCGACGAGAACGAGGCAGCCGTCCACCGCTGGCTGCTGGAGCACAACCTCAAGCTGTTCGGGGTGGGTTACGCCGTGGACCCGCTCGGCGACGTCTACCTCACCGGCCGGCTCCCGCTCTCCGTGGTCACCCCCGGGGAACTCGACCGGCTCCTCGGCGTCGTGCTCGAAGCGGCGGACGGCGCCTTCAACTCCCTGCTGGAGCTGGGATTCGCGAGCGCCATCCGCAAGGAGTACACCTGGCGGGTCGAGCGCGGCGAGTCCACCCGCAACCTGGACGCGTTCCGCCACCTCACCCGGCGCTCCGACGGCTGA